A window of Magallana gigas chromosome 8, xbMagGiga1.1, whole genome shotgun sequence genomic DNA:
CAGTCAACtggaacatgtacatataagtaCCTATATCAAAGTACCGATTAAATTGAGTTAAATTGATGACAATACATAGATGAATCAAGCTTTAAACAGCCCTCATCTGATATCAGACATGCTATAATTATGAATGTAAATAAACCACACTGACAAACTGAACCTCTTGCATTTCATAACACATATCTTAAAATCTTGATAATTAACCATCCATCTAATATTTCAATATCTAAAATAAGGAACACAAAGgctgaaacaattttttccaaGAAATACATGAACTAGGTCTCCTCATAACTAAAGAAAGAGAATTTCAATAGAATAGGTGTTGACAATTTAAAAGAGTGAGAGATGACCCAGTCACTTTCCTAACCTCTCCTCCAATGTATCATCACATATATAGTGTAAGGGTGAGATTGCcaactgttttaaaaagatatttgactatatataaatatgagtTTGGAGATGACACCAGGGGTTTTAAGCccaatattttaattatgtccctggtatcttaacaaaataaaagacgCCAGGAGAAGAGGGAGATCATTTTTAATGAATGTAacgaaatttgataaaaaatataatcatgcATAACCCAAAAGCCACATCATAGCACAACCCACATCCCCGCTgacataaattttacaattttggtcaatcatccTCTGCTCATCTTTATAATGTACTCGGTTTTTTTCTGGCAAATGCCAAGGAGAAAAAAAACACCGTTTTTAAGAATTCAAGCAATTTTCTTAAACAACTTATTAAAGCCACACCCACACTAGAACAAGTAGTTAAAGGAAGATGTTTTTCAAAAGATTaaataatttgcaattttaaagtttttaccCTAACATTAAGGCTAAAGAAGCCTTAAGGTCAAGGAATTTATGATTTAGATTTCCTTCCCCATATAAATGCTAAGTACAAAAGTCAACACTGGTACAGCAGTATTTGAGGAGTATTTGTACATAGGTCCTCCATGTAATTTATGTTACCTAAAAGATATGCAACAAAATGTAGATGTAGATGATATCTTTAACTGATGAAAGAATCATAATCTCTCGACAATGCAATATTCAAATCCGTTACAAGAGACTTATAACATCTTAAAGGAATTTGACCTAGAAGCAGAAGACGTTACTAATGAACAGGAAAAAGTTGTGTGTAATAAGGAAACTGCATCCAGGCGAGGATTGTTGGAGGGTGAGGTTAATACATTCAGGCCTTAGAGACATCTAACACTTTCTTTCTCCACACTTCACTCATAAACAATGATGGCCTTCATTGTATATCTCAAACCAGTAGCACTTAACTTCCTGTTAAGGATTGCAGTGGAAATTGAATATCCTAATATACTGTTCACACATCTAACAAATATTATGAACCAGTATAAAATGTTCTCTCAGTATAAAAACTTGCTTGTTCTTCGTTAATTGTTTTTGTTACCTTGCTATATCCTTTTTACAACCCTTGTAGAGTCATTTACTAATACCAACATCTCAATGTCAGCTGTGACCTACACAATGTTGAGATGGTGGCCCTGCTTCTATATTGGACATTAGGATAAAAAGCATTTCAGTGGACTTTACTTTGATCTTAATCTGACTTAGAAATTTCACAGTTGGTAAAGAATTTTAATTCAAGTTCATTGCAAACTCCTTATAATTAGAAGCATTCTTCTGGTTTAATCTTAACAAGATGGGAGATGTCAGCTATGGCCTTCACATTTGACCTAGAAAtgtggttcaaggtcactgcacatcctttcTCTAAAAGCATGTATATGTTATATGAGCCAGATTTGGCTATGAGGTGAGAATATATGCTCTGGACAAACATTTGTTAATGTGGTCTGGCATAACCTTGACCTAGAAAGTTTGTGCATTCTTAGACCAAAGACACTCTCTGGGTTATTTGCCAGATTGGGCAAAACGGAGAGAAAATTTACTTGGAATGAGTAATCTTAGATGGACAAAAACAGatggacaaacagacagacagacggactgagaGACTGGACACTATAGGGTACCTGCAGAGCAAGGTCTTTGTAATTATGATTGATAGGTTGAAATGTAGCCCTatgacacccccccccaaaaaaaggaTAGGGATACATTTTTTCAGCTAGGTTAATTTCTTTCAGGAATGTTAAAAGTTGGTAAATTGCTGGTAATTGTCATTAAATTAATCAGGCTATTTTTGTATGTGAAAATGACATTGTGGGAAAATTCACTGATGTCAAAATGTGAGTATTCCAACATGAAAACTTATGGAAATATTTCCTTACATGAATATTGTATTTTCAAAGAACTAAATATGATATAAGtcaatttggcccccataattagctatttttaaaatgattcaggtacattaatttgttgtgttatcttataaaagagttgacataaaatatgttttttacctatttatttgatttatatgcactcactggcagtatatgacgtcagaagtgacgctatttttataattcattcaaaatcagtcaaaaattgacatttttctcattttttttcgagtgggaaatatagagcgactctttgaacaagaacaaactttttgtcacttataagtactggagagatacatctttggtgaaaatattttgtttgttcaagcagtcgctcaatgtttccttaaagaaaaactgcttcaaaacaagccgttttatgctaaaaatgagaaaatggcgggaaaaggttaactttatgatgtcatatttttaaattgtgggcacttaaatcaaaatgaaaattatgaaaaaatttcaaatgaatatttgcataaataaaacaaagaattgcagtaaaatgacaatgtttatttaagggggccattttaggctcaaaccatatacaGTCCTTTTAGACAAAATAGGAAATACAATGCAATGAAAAATGCTTTTGAAATACTGTATATACACAATGGTTATATGACTTCATTAACTTTGGACTGTTTTCCTCTAAACAGAGATACTGATTCTCTGAAAATGTAGTGATTTGATAGCCAAGAAAGACTGCATAAGGAAATTATATCCCAAAAATTGAGAAAGTTTCATTCTTTTCAGCTTATATCCCTTTTGACTGAGGCTCTTCAATAGTACAGACCAGATTAAAGGACTTTTCTCCAAACATTGCAATGATGTTTTATCTTAGTTACAATATTAGCTGCATGTATAAAGACACCATAACAGatcaagaaagacaactctatCAGAATCTGCATGTATCTTGGATATATAACTAAATGACAATGCCCATCCAAAGACCTTCCTCCAGTCCTAATCACCAAAGTATATCAGTACGTCAGAAGTAATCCATGCAAAACCCGTATCATATCGTACCAAAAGTAAAAGGTGGATAAAAACTGAGGTCTCTCAAGACTGACTAAGTAGCAGACTTCCCACCGCTACAAACCATTGGTAGCTGATCATGAGCTGagagttttgtttaaaattctaTCTTTACTGCTGAATTGTGATTTACTCTTGTACTCAGTCCTCTTTCTTTgcacttgttttatttttcaaaactgttatCATCTTTAAAGGAAATCcataaaatattatcatttctTCTTCAGCTGTTGCTGAAAATGTCAAACCAATAAGGAACCTCTTGATTTTAAGGAAAGAGAAGTGAAGTTTGATGGCAAGCTACTTTAAGTTACAATGTGTACAAAGCACATCCTCTTAGAAAGATCAAAATCCACagaaaaattgactttttactCTTTGAACCTGCATTTAGTTTCCATGGTTGTTAAATTTCAATTCAGTTTCTGTTTTTATCTGAGAATTACTTACAATAACAAAAGAACTTTGACCACTTTTTTTCTATAACCTATGCTTCAATTCAATATTCAATAttcaattcaatatttatatacagaatTCTCAATATACAAGTTAGAATTATTAGAAATGAATACCGGTAGGTGGGGGAGAGGGCAATATTTAAGTTATATAACTTGTGCCACccaatgtacagtaaaacacgcttataacgaagtccaaGGGACGgacaatttaacttcgttataagcgtaattcgttatatccgtcaagtttacaacatgaaatacagacttggggaatgaaattcacttcgctgtaagcgtcaattcattattagcgtgttcgctataaccgtgtttttaCTGTAGTATATAACTACAgtacaaaatatattcaaaccAGATATACAGGTTCACATAAATCATGTGAATTgagaatcatttatttattatatatatttatatgtcaCAAGCAATCCTCTTTTTTATACTGCAGTCAGTTTAGACGGCAAAGACAATACGACCAATCTAATTCCAAGGGCAGTAACTAATTCATTAAACGGGAAGGAAAGTCAAACACATACTTTATCTAtattaataaagtattttaaattatCACATGTAGTAATGCAGCCTTACTCAAGTAAAGCCTTACTCAAGTAACactttttttgtatgttttgtatatttatataaagaaaaccaTATcttaaaatcgtacttgagcagacctgcgctctatatttccgaatgcaaaatataaagaaaaaataacaatatttttatttgtttgcaaaagTGCGGGAAGttggtcatttaggtgacgtcatagataaacagcgactgggcaatgatgactaaaatcaagattaaagtgataggcatcctctgtacaatgatttataaagatttgattttcatacgacactatttagaaattggttaaaaaTGGGgccagatatttgaccatactgcACATTGTCCTTTATACTTATGAAATGAGTTGTTAATACCCAAATAGGCAAgggttttttgtacacaatttagttgaataaatggaataaaaatcttgtaaaatttttaatactttaaggaaCTTATTTCTTACGCGCATTAAAAAGGCGGTGCAGAATAAGAAtctggacgattgccaatctaAACGATCACTAGAGGGCTGCCGAGCATTAGGTAGACgccttaaaaacaatttttttttactattttgacatcacaccatctattccggtttggtttacacatgcaatgtacatgtaggttaaaGGACGGTCTCAAGtcgatattgtttcaaattttccagaacTTGTCATTTGCTCAAATACTGATGCTATGTTGAGAAAACAAACCAGAATAGATGGTGTGAAgtcatagattaaagttcaatggCAGCTCCCATAGCGGCGGAAATTTAAATCAAGCGATCGATTTTCTTGAATTATTCATTGTTCTGAGGGttcttaatgaaaataaatacgatttacaattataatagatgataattaattgatttattgtacaacatatcTATAAAtagtttccttcccctttaacatgatacatgtataataaacgTGACTTACTATTGGCTGTTTGGTGAGGGTGACCAGGTCTTTGACGTTGTAATACTGGTGTTTCTCAAATGCATTAAACAAGATGTCCATCACTTTCTCTTTATCCTCCCTCAGCCTCTTCTCCACTTTGTTTTTATCTGACGAAGGAGCCTGAGTGAAGAAGGACAACGATGTTTGGAAATATTCAAACCAGTTCTAAACATCTGAGTTAAAATTATTCACTTCAGATCTTAACAATCATCATTGGATACCCACGAGTGATCGCGTCTTTTACTTATCACGCGATCACCTgtgggtatccgacgatgcTAAACAATTGATGTCAAAATATTCacttttttctaaaacaatagaggtttctttttagaaatttaTAACTGCCatgagaaataaaagtttgtgttGATTTGTTATTTGTGTagagagaaatacatgtattgttgcaTCTCACTTtctctttagcttttaagatttCCTGATGTTGAATCCTTGACACCAGTTATCAAATATTTGcagtattaaaaagttattgagaATTTTCCTAATCAATAGAGTATgagttaatatttacatttaccaaTGTCTTAATTTGTGATAACACTTCAACTGATTTTGTAATGCTCTATACATTACATCAACGgctatttatgtatttaattgtGCAATTGCTAAAagttatattataaatataagtaataaggaataattcttgaagtattatgaagtgatcaaatacggtcagggtgatcaaattaaataatacccaagggctttatgatagatttgatcacgcccgactgtgtttgatcacctcataatattcaaagaatgattccttattacttaattCATTACAAGTTCATagaataatttatcaattttcccCACTCAAATTTAAATGAGAGAATACTTTTCTCAAAGTGAAGGATCCACTGTCTGGTGACTGGAATTTAAGTTAAGACAACATCCTGTCTACAGACCGATCAGGGGCTATAAAGCAATACAAGGCCATTCCTCTAATGGggcaatacatgtactactaatcCTATTAATGGCCAAGACACAGATTACAGTGTTAAAGAacagcctctctctctctccacattATTTGAGAACATTCTGACCCctgatgaccttgacctttttgTGGTACTTACATTGTGGACGTGGTTGTTGACCGGCTTATACATTGGGACCACTTTGGTGATCTGTATAACTTCTCTCTGAGGTTTGTTCTTGATTTCAAGCTGCTTTCTGAATTGTAGAGAAACAAAGATTTAGTTTGATGATGGTTTCACTAAATACTTGAAGATCAATAggtcatttaaatttcttttttatatgtgaATGGCTTACcgtaattttagtttttttaatttatttgtaattctAAACACCCTTTCACAAGTCAACAATAAATGTACCGTTCatagcatattttttttcttcaaattactAATTTTCACTCTAATGTATCATTTTTGACAATAAGCAATGGGATTTAGAAAGACATGGAGTAATGATAATTCTACaagatatatcaaaataaacaccATTTTCAGCCAAgatattgtttgatatataaCAGATAACTCGGAACCTTAATTGACACACTGTCCGTTAATTTACCTTTTGAGATTCATGTAGCTTATGGTTTTGTCTGGCTGACAGTCCGCCCTCTGTATGACCTTGCCCTCCACAGCTATCCTGTCTAATGAAACCACAAAGACCTTACAAAACCATAATTTATAATGCTGGTGGGGGATAGGCATGAATCCCTGTGTTATATCCATGTTGTATTGCTCAATGTTTTATAAActacagatatctcaaaaatCTGTAATTAAGGATGAAATAGGGGTTACGATTTGTGTGTTATATGCATGCCCATTCATTGACAAATGAAACGCCGAGATCTTACAAATCTGTAATTAAGGGTTGGGGAATATGCAGGAATTTCTTCGCATATGCATGCTATAATGACcattgacaaataaatttgaaaatcttagatatttaatttatagGTGGAGAGGATCACAAATCTTAAGTCATATGCAtgatatattttctattgtctaataaaatattaaatagatCTTACATGAAAATGGAGACATTCTGTAAAGGGGGATAATCAAATGTCAGCAATCTATGCATTTGTATTGTTGTTGTGATTAATATCTAATGAAAAAGTTTAAGGTTGGGACACCTGTCAATatttatgtgaataaaattatattatagatCGATATTCATGtgaataaaattacattatagTGAAAATACTTCCATCAgttaagaattttcaaattttacgatATTTGaccacaaaatatatttttaaaattttagaatcGGTAAAAGTTATAAAAGCCCCAGCGGGATTGGAACccatgacttacagatttgcAGCACTCTAACCCATATTGCACTACACTATTAGGTGACAATTTTGGGAGagaaaacttttataaaattatccttcattttattgtttatttcgatagaaAGTGCGTCAAAATATGACAACCTTTAATGCATCAAGTCAAGTATTTAATTAAATGGATACCATTTTATGTAACTGAATCAGATGTTTCTAATTTTTACTAGCAACACAAAATGCACATACAAGTGAATTGATGCCtgacagttttatttcaataaatgttgTACAAGGTATCAGATCTGAAGGAATGATGAGGCACTTATCACAGATATGATCTGATCTTAATCGAATTAccacaaatatattattttcaccTGTCAAAACATTTACATAAATGGTGTAAAATGTAACCTTTTTTCTGCATTTGTCAATATTTGCAATTTAAACATTATAGGACATAATTTTTGCATTCAGTATTTTTTGTGAAGTCAAAGAGGccatgtaaaaagaaaaaattatatgcGAAAATTATATATTACCGGTAATCGCGAAAATAACTAGACACATGGGTATTTCCTTCATCCAAAGTAAGTTTTCAGTTTATGTATAGGTTTGTATTTTAGTGACTTCAGCTATAAACTGAATCAATGAAAAAACTGACCTGAAGCTACCACATCCACTGACCCTGAGCTAGATTCTGTCAAAGAAAAGGATGACGTTGGAAATTACAATCAAAGATAACACAACGCAAATTATCTTTACAAGAATAATGCAACATATTTACAGttaatataatgtaatttttacaGTGATAATAGTGATtatataccaaaaaaataatgcaacatGTATAGTATTTACAGTTAATATAAGGTAATTTTTACAGTGATAACGTGATAATAGTGATCATATACCAGTAAAATAATGCAATTTTCATTACAAGAACAACAGATACCTTGTTTGACGGTGACAGGTGTTTGTGAAAAGACCACGAGGTTCTGGTTGCCCAGCCCTGTCAGGATCATGTTGTGCTCCCGGGGAATGGGCATTTCTCCCGGTGGCCCTTTCGCCAACTCCTCATCAATAGTGAAAGTAACTTTTGGTTTCTGTCCAGGAAATCTACAAATATTATCACAGAATCAATCAGCTCTCCATCTTATGTTCTACATCAAAATGACCTACAGGTTATTAAGTTTATACCTGCTTCTAACTGTACCTTTGCTGACATAAttcactttatttttcattaacaaaTAAAAGAATTCTTTTTATAACTCTCAGTCAAATGTGACCAGTAAACAATTTTCCACATCAATAAAGCATCATTCATAGTTGACAGATATTAAGtctaatgtttaaaaattgaaatactaGTAAACAAAACGTAaagaatcataaaaaatatatacagaaattttcatatattattcTTGTGTAGTTAGGTTTCCAAATTTTACGCATGAAgtgattttcaaagattttttttccatgaaaATGAGTAAAAGGTCCTGAATGTGAAAGGTTTAAACAACTAGAGAACAATGCCACACATTCTAGCTGCAGGGTTGTACctcccagtctgaaaaaaattggatggATGACCAGGGAAGTACAGCTCtgaacatgttaaaaaaaggtGCAATTTACAGTGCAGAAAAACATGCGCTACCTGGATCGTGTAATTCTCATCTTTCCCACTTCtgtttttgttgatttgttCTTCTCCCATCTCTCCTGTAAATACTTTGGTACCTACAATTACATAAAATTAAGTAGAGTGTGCATATCAATTTTCACATATGCATTAGTTCCaattaaaaactttgaattcaGTGATTTAAACATGCATGTACCTGTAACATCTAGAATGCAACAAACCATGCCAGGATTTGAATATGGAACCATGAAGTAAATTGCTCAACAACTGAGCTAAAAGAAATATGTGTTCTTGTTCTTGTTCTTGTGAATGCCACATTTTAGTTCAATGTTTCACAATCTAAGCTCATTGACATAAACAACCACCAAACCTAGCTGACTGTTTTATATGTGTACATAATAATGGTTCATTGAACAGAACCCAGGGTTTTTTAGCATATTATTGCCTAAGTGGTCAGTGGTGCAATGGAAGGTTACAGACTCtgtactgtaaaccaacatttATCTTTGACAACTTCATTTTGATATCAGCGATGAAATGGTttgcaaaaacaaattttcacaatcaAGCCTTtacaagaaaaaacaaaacaaaaatggtttGTGACAACACATTTTTGCAATCAAgcctttttaagaaaaaaaaacaaaacaactttCGCTAAcaaaattttttcacaaaaacaaaAGTTGGTTTTAATACAGTAAAAGATGGCATTGACCAATGCTAAGAGCTAACTTTGATGAAGGCATTCACTTGCTCAGTAATCTTGGCAGAAATTTGGTTTGATATTTGGACTGTTGATTTTACCAATGAAGGCATCAGCTCAAATATCAAGTTGAGCTAAATCTCTGTAAAGATTAGCCTGCTTGGCATCATAGACACCAAGTGAATGTCTCGTCCAATGAgcttaaggggggggggggtgatttaaTCAATTCTATTTGGTAAAAGGGTTTAATCAATTATTTGCAACAGATGAATCAACTAATTGTCACTTGTGCATCAGACTTGAAATTCATGCAGTTGGTTTGCATGGGTTCGATGATATTTTCTGCCTCATTGAATATTCagatatcaatatatttataatatcataAAAAGTGCAATGGCATAGGCTCGTGAATAGAGTGATCACATAATTCAAAGTAACAGAAGAAAGCACAATTTCAGCATCATCTCTAAGTTATTGTGGCCCAAACGCACTTTATTCACGTATGAACTCTTTCagtttctaaaaaataattcatccTTCTGGTCTAGGTACCTTAACAAGCCACACGCCTCGGCCTGCAGCCGCCAAATCAACATTTCGTGGCTCCTGAATTTTCTCTGGGATTGACATTATCTCGGAACTCTTCTTTGTGCAGAAGACGTGAAAGCTTTTGACTTCCTGTTTACAATCTGGCGCGAAATTATACAGAAAATACATTGCTGTTGACTGTTGTAAATCAGTAAGTTACAACTAGTATACCGGttaacaaaatgaatttgaacCATACTTTGTAGTGAACacgtaaattaaacaaaatgttaaacaaTAATCTCCcaatatacagatatatatgcATTCGAATAATGTGATAGACGCTGttggaaataattttataaatattttcttttgtccATTACAGACAATGCATCCCTTTTTTAAGCCCCGAGAGGCTGGAACAACTTCAAAAGACCCAAAATCACTGGAAGCAGCTGGTTCAGGGAAAGGAGGAAAATCAAAGCAGAAACATGTGCCATGGGTGGAGAAATTGTAATACCAGGGTGCCTTCCCTGCACACTGTTAAAAGTTAAAACGTCTAGAACTATGCCACTAttctaaaaattataattggaaaaaagacattttcataATCTAATATAAACAGAACAATAATTTTGTTGAATGGGGCCAATCTTTGTGGTTTAAATTATTGGGAAGTAATTTATAGGGTAACTGTTTTGCAAAGTAAACATCACTACAGTagcaaaagtttttaaaagtgtattaaatattttggttaGCATGGTAACTGGTCATTGTAGAGTCCATTAGCATTTTTTGACCACTACTTACACTGACAATTAAccatatttattgtttatcagTCGGCCTCGATCCGTGGACGACGTTGCCTATCAAGATGAAGTTGTTGCGGTCCTGAAGAAATCCCTGGAAGGATCAGATGTAAGCTCATCTAAGGCTAAGATGTTTTAGATTTGATGTCAGTTAGTAATAGATGGTCTGAGAAAGCATCAAATTAATAAGGCTGTcttataaaattgtttgtttgccTGACTTTTCGTTGAAACTTGTAGTTGAAGGTAGTGAATTTTCAAAGTACCTTCCttgaaaaacatgtatttaaaaaaatgatgctCAATTGGTAGGTAAGAATTACCCAAATCAGgttcttttttattaagtcaATGAGAGGGCAAGCAAATAGTTTCATGAAAATACTTAAAGCTTAAATCATCATTAAATTTTGATGTTATAGTTGGAACATGTCTCACAGATA
This region includes:
- the LOC105332690 gene encoding general transcription factor IIF subunit 2 yields the protein MSIPEKIQEPRNVDLAAAGRGVWLVKVPKYLQERWEKNKSTKTEVGKMRITRSRFPGQKPKVTFTIDEELAKGPPGEMPIPREHNMILTGLGNQNLVVFSQTPVTVKQESSSGSVDVVASDRIAVEGKVIQRADCQPDKTISYMNLKRKQLEIKNKPQREVIQITKVVPMYKPVNNHVHNAPSSDKNKVEKRLREDKEKVMDILFNAFEKHQYYNVKDLVTLTKQPITYLKEILKEICTYNMKAPHRNMWELKPEYRHYKEQQSSG